The Drosophila subobscura isolate 14011-0131.10 chromosome A, UCBerk_Dsub_1.0, whole genome shotgun sequence genome includes the window GTTGGTCAGATAAAGTCAGAGATCGGAATCGTGATCGACTTACCGGGTATTTGCCAGTCAAAGCTTCTGGGTCGAGACCCTTCTTCAAGGCTTTGTGCCTGAGCTGTTGCTTCTGTCTTTCCTTCAACTCTTTCAACTGGAATCGGGATGCATATTTTTGCTGAAGCCATAAGGACAATGCGCTTTAGGTGCTACTCACATCGTAGTCCTGACGTTTCTGCCTTTCTTCCAAGTCATACTTCTCAGTTTCCAATTTGACGATGAGCTCCCACAGCTCCTGGGCCTTCTCGCGCAGCTTAGACTCGCCGAAGCCCTCGATGGCCAGTGGCTTGATGCGGAACGACAGCGAgatcttcttctcctcctccaactGTTCCTTAGTCTTGTTACGTTCCATGGCGGCGGATGAGAGTCCcaactattttttgttttttttttgttttgttttcatgtgcgtgcaagtttttgtttgttttgttttgtttttgttttaatattttttaatatttgtttttgatgcAGACACATTTCgttgtgtttttggttttattttggtaATTTGTGTGGTACGTGTGGTACAAGTGAGAGAGACaaacagtgagagagagagagagacacacaagaGAAGAGCGCATGGAGCGGAAGAGGAAGTTgcgattgttttttttgttgtttattgtgtttgtttgagtgtgtgttcgtgtgtgtgtgtgtgtgtgtgtgcggacaAACATGGAGGTACATGCATGtttttgcaaaagaaaaaggaaaaaacaaagaatttgttttgttgtttcagtttcacATTTGTTTAGGATTGAATTGGGTTTGGATTGTTGTATGAAAAGCATGGATGCATGGATACGATACAATGGATGGGACACAAACGTTAACGATTAACGATTAACGATCAATGATCGAGGATCAGCGATCGGCGATCAGCGTTCAATGACGACCAACAATAAGGCCAATCGATGCGAGAAAACATAATTGATGTGTgcgtgtcgtgtgtgtgtgtgtgtgtgtttttttgcatgtttGTTTGTGAGAGAATCGTATGTGAGagaataaaaaagaaaacaaaacaaaacgcaaaatgaTATAGCCAAAAAccaggaaaaaaataaataaaaaatatatggtGGGGGGAGGCGTATCAGTAGGGTGCATTGATGGAATCTCATATAATTACCACGCCTGCATCCTTCTTGGCAATGGTGAAGTTGGGGCCcttcttgtccttgtccttcaTGGCCTGCAACATGGCCTGACGCTTCTTCTCGGCTTCCTCGAGGCGCATGCGCTTCTCCTCAATCTCGCGCTGCTTCTTCTCCTCAGCCTCGCGGACGcggcgctcctcctcctccttcttgcgCTGAGCcatcttctgctcctcctctgcgcGGGAGATCTTGCGCTTGGCCTGCTTCTCCTTCAGCTTCTTcagctcatcctcctccttggATCTCTGTTTGCGCCATTCGCTGATGTATTCTTTCAGCTGTTCATCGAGATCGGATCGCTTCTGGTCCTGACGCTTGATGAACTCTGGATCGCCTTCCCCTCTGCATGGTGCCAAGACAGGGTTGAGGATGGGGAGAACAAAATAATCAATTAGTTTTCGTTCATCAAGCATTGGGCTCTTCTTctatatatactttttttttttttggtttcttttagATAGCCACTAGTACTACGAATAATGTCTAAAtactaaaattaattacagCATTTTGATAGAACATCTTAAGGcctgtttatttttgctttgtattcGGGTAAATAATTACTAATCTTTACTGAGTTTTATTGATTATATTCTTTACAATTAGTAGCCATCAAAGAGCTGATGTGAGAAGCATTAGATTTTCTACATTCTACTAAGGACATTTCTACTctagttaaaaaaaaaaaaaacaattaaatattaatggaAACGGAAAACACGCTAAAAATGAAACGATTTATAGATCGCTTCCATGTCGCCGCTTGAGGTGAGTTTGTGGGGTGAGTAAGTGTGTTGAACTGAGCTGAGTtaagttgagttgagttgagttgagagCTTGCTACATTTGTAGGTACAGTTCAGAGTTAGAGTCTGAACTGTTTTGGAGTTCTtgaatgtgttttgtttgggtGTTGGCTTGCTTATTTGTACGAACAAGCTGGGATTAATCGTCTACGACCTTAACGTAACACTAAGGTTTTAGTTTCGGTTAGcaatctttttttgtttttttttttttttttttttcatttgttgttcacatttgtttttgtacatAGACTTACTCGGCTGGTGTCTGAGGTGGTTTTCTATACGTGAGGCATTGAGGTGGCAACAAACATGGAGGTggtgatatattttatacatatatagatttggttgttttgtgtttcaaAAATTGACAGTTTCACGGTGTTTTGTGGGTATCGGTTTGAAaatttcatacaaaatttaattggattttaaatatatatttatatatttttttttgtggcaaacaaaaaagaacgttgaaaagaaagagaaaaacatttgatttttggtttaattcaattgcaaaatggtttggtttgtttgttgtttattttttttttttttttggaaacgaaatgaaagaagAAGATAAGATGGAgaatatatatagagagagatattttttctttgtataagataaaaacaaaataattagtTGTCGTGGTAGGTgcgtatttgttttttttcttttgttgttgttttctgttgtttgttgttgttctaaagaaaacttaaaaaattGGGAACAAAATCGAaacgcaacgaaacgaaacgaaattcCAAGCAACGATTCTTTGTACAGTATGAATTGGAGCTGGttctggaactggaactggtcCTGGAACTGGCTCTCGTTCTCTGATGCATGGTTGgttgtgagagagagagatatataatgtcgaaagagagcagaaatatacacaaacaatGTTGTCTCTTCGggatttttctgttttctcgatgtttttgttttggtaatTGGCAAACGAGCAAACGAGGTTTTTGGGCATTTCAAAAAAGATTTGTGGAAATTTTGTGGAgcattctgtttgttttttgtttttttttttttgaaaaaagtTTATACAGATTTGCAGGGTTTGTGATATCAGAttcgaaaatatttttttttgttatcgTCTCGAAACAAATAcgaattaaatttgatttagaATTTGGAACTTTGATCTTTGGATCTTTGGATTTGCTTGACttttgatttggtttctttctttcttcttttcatTGGTTTTCTCACACAATTTACTTACTTCCTGTAACAAGAAAGAGAATCAAAAAGAGAtggaagagagaaagagagagagaaacaaagtTCAATGAGATCAATGAGATATTTCCAAGTGTGAAAGGCAAGaacattgttgttttttgtttgtttgctaaGCCAGGCCAGCGATAGGCGGAAAGAGAGTTAACTTTTTGCCAAAAGTTTGTTTTAGAATTGTAGACTTagagatatatttataatttgtttattggttggaaatttatttttcttgctgctgggAGTTCGGGAGGATAGACAGATAGacatgtggcagctgcagacaGATAGACAAAAGACAGGTTACgtatacaaaaatacacaataataagtatgtatgtactatatgtGGCATATAGAAAGCTAAAGGTTCCAATGGGGTGGTGGGTGTGGttgtgggggtgggggtgggggtggtaCGTATTTACACAGTTTGAGTGGCCAATTTGTGTGCTTGATTGGGAAGGAGTGAGATGGGGCACAGAACTATGAGCTCGTTGCTTGAGTGATTGATTGGGTGATAACGGGGTGAACGGGGTGGGGTTCCAGGGTTCCATTAGTAgattttttgtacaattaattttctttgttgatttttcatttagaaattttgtaattttgtaatttagaTTTGATAATTTGATAGACgcacacaacaacacattgagaacaaaaaccaaaggaaaTAACATAAATGTACAACATAAAAGGAAATCATAATTCTTAATGAtctaaattaataaaaacaaatacaattatttacaGACAAAAATACACAGAGCAAAAATTTTGTTGGgttggtttctggtttctaGTTTTGATTTGGGTTTGGACACAAAATTGGACAGGAAAGGATATTTTCTACGGTTTTatcaaaagttttgtttgcttttttttcttttctttgatttgtCAGCATTTAGCGTACAttgacaacaaaaatatacattcaaCAGAAAGGCATCAAAAATTGGGATGTTTAAATCAAAAAAAGGATTGAcagcaatatttatttttgcgtgACAAAAATGGGGAAGGGGCAAAAGGTGGTAAAAATAATGCGTAGACAGATACGAGTTTATAAAATGAACACCAATCGAGTTCTTGAGGCTGCTGcaccaaaaccaacaaaaaatttcGACACAATTGGCAACATAAATGTACTTACGTCTCCTCTCTGGTCTCCTCGAcaacctcctcctcctcggagCTGCTTTGGTGTTCGTAATTAAACGAATTTCAACAACAGATTacatgtgttttatttttcgtgtttgtattttattattttgtttgacgAGTGAGAGTGCAAGAGTGCAAACGGGTGATGTgacaaacccacacacacacacacgcacacacaacacacaggtACAGTTACAGGtacaggtgcaggtgcagagGTGTTTGTCGATTTGGTTGTtgaattgttgttgattttgtggtggtggtggtggtggtggtgttgttgttgaattgttGTTCAGTTGTTATTAATTGATTTCGAAGATTtcgaaagaaacgaaacgacagCATTAGCGGTTGATCGAACATATTCATGGTGGGATAATGGTTGGTGGTTCACGGTTAGGTGTCGTGGTTCGGGGTTGGGGATCGGTTTTTGGGTTGTGGTTTCCATGAGAGAATGCGTAGAAATAGACAAAAGGAATACAGATCAAAATAGGTGCCACAagggtacatatgtatagaagTGGCATGTCCGATGGCGTGCACCAGACGTCTTCAAAAActttcaaacaaaaattcacaaaaagtTCGCAAATAACTTTAAATTAGTAGTGGGAACAAACTGGAGTACTTCTCGTTGAACTGTAACTTTATCTTTAACTTGAACTAACTATAACTCTTATTATTTAGCACTAGGCATCACTTCTCAACACTTTGAATACTCTCCACGTCGGACTTCGCGTCGCATACTTAATATTGGTTCTAGTCGTTGAACGTCTTCGGGCTCTGCTACTTACGTGTACTCTTCATCGTCGGACATGGTTACGGTTTAGGGTTGAAAAAACCTGCAAGAATAATTTGGAGAAGAGAAATTCGGTTCGGTTAGATTccgtctgctgctgatttGGTTCAACAAAAGTAATTTCAACAACAGAAGTAGCCGccgcaccaacaacaaacaacgtTCGCTTTTTTCTCCTATGCTTTCCTATGATTGCCTTGATAGCAATCTATAAATAGATATTtagatatgtagatatgtattcctctgtctgtggctgtgtgtggatCTGCTGTCATAAGATATACTTGGAGAGAGGAACCTGTCTTTATATAGCCGGCAACAATGTCGTGTTCTCATATCATAATCTTCCCAAATTCCTGTGGCTCTTGTTGTCTCTTAaacgaatttttattttctgggtCTATCTTtatgccaacacacacacgcgtgtctgtgtctgtgtctgtgtgtgtgtgtgtgtgtgagagagagagcgccatgGTCTGATCTATATACACAGATATAGCGGtgtttttcttcaatttttctttcagtgcGCTTCCCGTTAAAAATAGACTCTGGGGCACGTATTGAATTTCCCTTTTGGCATCCAAAAGCTGCGCAAAAGCTTCGACGAAAGCTTATTCTGATTTTCTCTTGAGTATTCgaaattttgtatatttttttttaccttGGCACTAAATCAGAATTTCTAGAAGAGCTTCTCCGACATAGAGGTATGCGTATATTTGCAtggggtgtgcgtgtgtgtgtgccaaagaaaagcaaaatacatttcaaaTGCCATTCATAGATCGCTCTCTAAGTATCTAtactaaatattttccatatattatatatgcaCAAATCTGGCCGTGTGTGTGCCCATTTCATATATAAAAATGTCTACGATTTCATGAGGCATGTGCCATTTGACTTCCttcttgcattttgcattctgcattttgaattcaattgcattttcaaataCCTATTTTTagtgacacacacagaaagtgGGTCAGCTCTGGAGAATTTTGGGCAAAAGCCTTTTTTACATATCAACATTAACGAGAAACTCTTGACTTTAATAACTGATGGGATCTCTGTCGGAGGATGTCTGAGAATGTCTGCCAGTCTATGTTTTTAGCAGAAATACGAACATCTAATAACAGTTTTTATCTGGTTATGAGACATTTTTCTAGGCGCAAATGGGGCttaattgtttgtgtttctacAATACTTTCTAGCCCTCTTCCTGTTGCGCTACTAACTTGTTTCCTGTAGTTATCCTGTTTCTCTCGAGATCAAAAGACACAAACTCATTCAAAACATttctaaaaacaaaaggatCTACGGGTTTCCATTTATAGAAATCTATATTCCAGAATCTCCAGATCTGTATCTGTTGGCTGGCTGTCGGTCGTGCGTGGGTGGATCTACATCCACCAGCTACAtataactctctctctctccctctctctctttctgtttctacATTTCTGCCTCTATGTCTTATCTCTGTCCCAAtggcgcctgcgcctgcgccgtTTGTGGCCAGAGACGAAAAGTATCtttgcatctgtatctgtatagCCATGCGGCTGTCTGTGCCAGCGTGTGTGTCTTGGACATTTTACCAAggtaaaaacacacacacacacacacacacacgcagaacgaatttatttttaaaattcgaacaaaatgaagcaacaaaaaaataaattccgAAATTTTTTCTCAGATCATATAacacttttggcttttggtacGACTCGATGCTCGAATCGGATGGGtatatatacgatatataTGCTCCTGTCTTGCTGTGgttctttttattgttgttcctatttttgttgtggttgttgtcgctgctgctgctgctgctgttgttgttgttgctgttgttgcttttgtagttattgttgtgtttgctgctgcttttgcctttCGGTTTTTCTTTCGGCTtttgatgtggctgctgcaaatgCCTGGGGAGCACTCGGGTATACGTATTTTTAGCCGTTTGCGACAGGcgaaaaccaaacgaaaaaaattataaaaaaaaaatatgcaaatgcattttgcatacaacaaaaaaaattggaaaaaaattaacattttgttgcagagTTTGGGACGGTTCATTTGACGGTTGCACTTCATTCGCATTTCGGTTCATTCAAATTTCACTTGaaaaaaatggccaacaaaaaaaaacgtaacTGAAACAGGATTATATAATAAGTAATGGAACTTTTCCAATGTTGTTTcaagtttgttgttgatttaaaTTGTTCGATTAACTGATGGATTTCCTTGCTGTTCTTTGGGCTCCGACAaaggatttttttttttttgattttttttggtttatgttCGATTTGAAGTTGATTTCTTGGTTCatggtttaattttttttgtcgctttttcGGAAACTTTTcgatggttttttgtttttttgttctctcggCTCGACACACtctttttgatatttttttgtggcaggaagaagcagcagcagtagagcAGTAGaaggaacagaaacagaaaaaaaaaaaaaaaaaaaaaacttacttagggaaaaagaaacaaattgaaatctcAACTAAAGTCCGAGCAGCTGACGTCGTAGGAGCGAATGCTGCGGTTCGACTAAACAGACTGACGATCCAAAGCGTTGCTACACGTTATGTTAAAGAATTTTTCATCGTTCGCGTTCGCGGAAAAGCATGAAAAGCATTTACCCCCCCGCCCAGCACCCCACCACCCCGCCAGCCCACGAGTCCACATGCCACGGGGATACGAATACTCATACCAGAGGCCGCCCGAGTGCCATGCGATCGCCTGCTATATACCACAATCGTCGCGCTAAGCGAACGGGCGCGAAGAGGCCAGATATATGCCCCGATGTGGCAACAAGTGGCCGGCCCAGGGTCGGGAGGGGGGTGTAGCTGTGCCACTCAGtcctgtgtgagtgtgcgtgtggatgtgggtggatgtgggtgtgggcgggTGGTTGGCGGCAGCAGTTTTCAGGTGGGCTGCAACTGAAACATAAACTTGCCTCCCCACACAtccaaaatattccaaaatgatcattttccaattgaccagagcgagagcgaaagaggCGGGGGGGTCGAAACGGATTTATATAgcatataaacatatttatataaacatatttagaTGTGTGAACCCAACTAGGTATAGAGCATATAGCTTTTTGGGTGCGTTGGTGGCTCTCGCTGGCTCTTTAcacatttgtttttggaatCAAATATCGTGGCACATAAATTTCGGAGCCATTCACTTGCATATagctctgcacacacacactcgtgggTGCACATCCATATGTGTGGACTATGTACTATATGGGCATGGACCATAGGTGTAGCCAGAGTTTCCATCCacgaaaatattcaatattcgCGTGTGTTGGTGCGACACACTCGACGGGAATTGTTGCAGCATTTGAACCCCATTTCGGCCCCAGAGTGCACGTCCTACAACTCTCGTACCGAGTAACCACACACACTACGATgccaatatatgtatgaatgtacctgtgtatatgtgtgtacagTATGTAATTATTTATGTGGCCCAGTGCTGACGTCGCGCGGCCTTAGGTGGCCCCCATCGCATTGCCATTCGTCTAACACTTGAATCTATTCGTCATTGTTCTgatttctctttattttacTTCTGTTTtgttccttttattttttttttttttttctttctacaAGTATCCAACGGATACTTTCGCCAAATAGTTCTCTATGCCCTAACTTACTTTACAGTCACTCAATTAAGGCATTGGATTCGTCTGCATATAGTGTACATAGTTTAGATTTCTGACCCCAAGTGCATTTTTTCACCACATTTTGGATGGAagtacatacagatgtacgTTTGGTATGCATTTTGAGATTCTTCCAGATATGAGATACAACTTGAGAGTTAATTCCAATACTTGCAGCCACAGCATCCATTGCTGTCCGGTGCCGCAACGGGTTTTGGATGACCCTCAGGGGACTCGGATTCTCAGAGACGGACGTTCAATGCTgaatttttgaggatatttAGCTGGCTCCCCTCCCATGCTAGCTGGTtcatgcatacaaatatttaattaatccTTGGTTTGaaatttggttttggttaaATGTGCATTCCCCATGCGGACTTTTCATTTCGTACTTAGCGCATGGAATATTCTTCTAGAAAGTTTTCTTAAAATGGTCCTTTCTTATCCTCCTTCTAGATGCTATTATTGGAATAAACCTGAATTGATGGATGAATTGTGGAGGTAACAGGCTGCGGGACGAGtttttgaaatgcatttatatTAGTGtgatgccacagcagcatggatgcaaaatttggttgctctggctctagtctctgagtactagacgctcatcaagacggacggacagacggacggacagacattgCTATTTCGACTCGGCCATtgaagctgatcaagaatgtacacatatactttatagggtcgaaaacgtttcttctgtgcgttaggCACATTGCTCCGACCACGAATACAATATTGACCCCATGTACTCTTTCACTTTACTCTATAACTTATGATCATTTAAAGGGCTGCGTGCACTGATgttgcaatttttaattgtacaTAAGATGATTGTTTTAGCTAAGATCGGAAATACTTATATTTATGCTAACAGCAGACAGTCCAGAAATTACATGATAGATGTATGATTAAATACGATTGAGAGGCAAGACTCATGTAAGAATACAACCAAAAATCATCAGAAGAAGGactaaaatattaataaattaatatttcaattgcaattgtttagTACTGTCCGTCCATGCCATCGCTGCAGAACGAGTGCCCTGATGGTCTTCGAAAAACCTTGTCGTGCCGGTAAAAACAAATGCTATGCGGAATTGGCTAGTGCAATTTCGTTCTCAGTGCCCTTTGGGCCACGGACTAAGAGGGTTCTTGTGCAACAACATTAATAAATGGGAATGTTTGTAAAGAGAAATAATTCAGTGAACGGCTTAACGTTAAATTACATAATTATACTATAGAACGTGTTGTAAAACCAATCCGATCCCAGACTTGTctaataataatgatctaGTCGCACTGTTAATGTACAATATGTTTGTGGTGttaagatttttgttttgattcgTCTGGTGGGGGTAAACGTATCCGTGTGTCTCttaaatttagaacatttttgtaTCTGCATCTTGGCCGTAAACATGTACCACGACGGTACATAAGATATGTATACACATCtatgtagatatatgtaaCTGTATGGGTGGGATATGGGTCGTCCGGTACGGCCTAGGTATCATGCACTGCTTGCCAAATTGCCAAATTGCCAAAATGCCGAGCTGCAACGAGGCACAGGTGGGCAGGTGGGAAGAACAGTCGGGTGCTGTTGGATAGCTTAAAGCCTGCCTGCCACGGGTAAGAGTGAGTATATCCAGCAAAGATATTCGGCCTCTGGTTGCCATCTGGCTGGGGTTCACGTAACATTTTCAGTTCGATAAACAACTTTAAACTTATGGCAAACATCGGGCCAACTCTTTCAATAATCTGTACAATTCGTGTACATAAatgcagatacatatatgCCGTGTATATCGGATATACACACAGATATGTATATGGAGATGGTATGGGTGTGCCTTCAACTGAATTTCAATTCGCATCATcttcagcatcaacagccagAATCAGGGAATAACAAATAGCACAGTTTtcagatttttgttgttctatttttggccatttgtgtGGGCGCTCTCGTCTATAGCCTTCGCTCATATGCACGAAGTCTGCCgcagatatacatacatacacacatgcaaatgtacatatatataatttgtgtGCACATCTGTGCATGTATTCGTTTAAATATCTCACAAGTATGCGTATATCTATCTATAGGCCAACTTTCTGGGGCGAGGTCTACGGGTAACTGTCGGTAATATATCCATAGATCATGAATAACATAAACAATACCGGAAATCTGGAAAAAAATAGATTT containing:
- the LOC117903065 gene encoding troponin T, skeletal muscle isoform X9 translates to MKSTPAPRRRRLSRRPERRRKKPPQTPAEGEGDPEFIKRQDQKRSDLDEQLKEYISEWRKQRSKEEDELKKLKEKQAKRKISRAEEEQKMAQRKKEEEERRVREAEEKKQREIEEKRMRLEEAEKKRQAMLQAMKDKDKKGPNFTIAKKDAGLGLSSAAMERNKTKEQLEEEKKISLSFRIKPLAIEGFGESKLREKAQELWELIVKLETEKYDLEERQKRQDYDLKELKERQKQQLRHKALKKGLDPEALTGKYPPKIQVASKYERRVDTRSYDDKKKLFEGGFDEITKDSNEKIWNEKKDQYTGRQKSKLPKWFGERPGKKAGEPETPEGEEDAKADEDIVEDDEEVEEEVVEEEDEEAEEDEEEEEEEEEEEEEEEEEEEEEEEEEEEEE
- the LOC117903065 gene encoding troponin T, skeletal muscle isoform X6, whose product is MKSTPAPRRRRLSRRPERRRKKPPQTPAEGEGDPEFIKRQDQKRSDLDEQLKEYISEWRKQRSKEEDELKKLKEKQAKRKISRAEEEQKMAQRKKEEEERRVREAEEKKQREIEEKRMRLEEAEKKRQAMLQAMKDKDKKGPNFTIAKKDAGVLGLSSAAMERNKTKEQLEEEKKISLSFRIKPLAIEGFGESKLREKAQELWELIVKLETEKYDLEERQKRQDYDLKELKERQKQQLRHKALKKGLDPEALTGKYPPKIQVASKYERRVDTRSYDDKKKLFEGGFDEITKDSNEKIWNEKKDQYTGRQKSKLPKWFGERPGKKAGEPETPEGEEDAKADEDIVEDDEEVEEEVVEEEDEEAEEDEEEEEEEEEEEEEEEEEEEEEEEEEEEEE
- the LOC117903065 gene encoding troponin T, skeletal muscle isoform X18, which gives rise to MSDDEEYTGEGDPEFIKRQDQKRSDLDEQLKEYISEWRKQRSKEEDELKKLKEKQAKRKISRAEEEQKMAQRKKEEEERRVREAEEKKQREIEEKRMRLEEAEKKRQAMLQAMKDKDKKGPNFTIAKKDAGLGLSSAAMERNKTKEQLEEEKKISLSFRIKPLAIEGFGESKLREKAQELWELIVKLETEKYDLEERQKRQDYDLKELKERQKQQLRHKALKKGLDPEALTGKYPPKIQVASKYERRVDTRSYDDKKKLFEGGFDEITKDSNEKIWNEKKDQYTGRQKSKLPKWFGERPGKKAGEPETPEGEEDAKADEDIVEDDEEVEEEVVEEEDEEAEEDEEEEEEEEEEEEEEEEEEEEEEEEEEEEE
- the LOC117903065 gene encoding troponin T, skeletal muscle isoform X4 → MSDDEEYTSSEEEEVVEETREETKPPQTPAEGEGDPEFIKRQDQKRSDLDEQLKEYISEWRKQRSKEEDELKKLKEKQAKRKISRAEEEQKMAQRKKEEEERRVREAEEKKQREIEEKRMRLEEAEKKRQAMLQAMKDKDKKGPNFTIAKKDAGLGLSSAAMERNKTKEQLEEEKKISLSFRIKPLAIEGFGESKLREKAQELWELIVKLETEKYDLEERQKRQDYDLKELKERQKQQLRHKALKKGLDPEALTGKYPPKIQVASKYERRVDTRSYDDKKKLFEGGFDEITKDSNEKIWNEKKDQYTGRQKSKLPKWFGERPGKKAGEPETPEGEEDAKADEDIVEDDEEVEEEVVEEEDEEAEEDEEEEEEEEEEEEEEEEEEEEEEEEEEEEE
- the LOC117903065 gene encoding troponin T, skeletal muscle isoform X17, whose protein sequence is MSDDEEYTGEGDPEFIKRQDQKRSDLDEQLKEYISEWRKQRSKEEDELKKLKEKQAKRKISRAEEEQKMAQRKKEEEERRVREAEEKKQREIEEKRMRLEEAEKKRQAMLQAMKDKDKKGPNFTIAKKDAGVLGLSSAAMERNKTKEQLEEEKKISLSFRIKPLAIEGFGESKLREKAQELWELIVKLETEKYDLEERQKRQDYDLKELKERQKQQLRHKALKKGLDPEALTGKYPPKIQVASKYERRVDTRSYDDKKKLFEGGYNTVYAETLEKTWQERQERFTQRTKSKLPKWFGERPGKKAGEPETPEGEEDAKADEDIVEDDEEVEEEVVEEEDEEAEEDEEEEEEEEEEEEEEEEEEEEEEEEEEEEE
- the LOC117903065 gene encoding troponin T, skeletal muscle isoform X15, with product MSDDEEYTKPPQTPAEGEGDPEFIKRQDQKRSDLDEQLKEYISEWRKQRSKEEDELKKLKEKQAKRKISRAEEEQKMAQRKKEEEERRVREAEEKKQREIEEKRMRLEEAEKKRQAMLQAMKDKDKKGPNFTIAKKDAGVLGLSSAAMERNKTKEQLEEEKKISLSFRIKPLAIEGFGESKLREKAQELWELIVKLETEKYDLEERQKRQDYDLKELKERQKQQLRHKALKKGLDPEALTGKYPPKIQVASKYERRVDTRSYDDKKKLFEGGFDEITKDSNEKIWNEKKDQYTGRQKSKLPKWFGERPGKKAGEPETPEGEEDAKADEDIVEDDEEVEEEVVEEEDEEAEEDEEEEEEEEEEEEEEEEEEEEEEEEEEEEE
- the LOC117903065 gene encoding troponin T, skeletal muscle isoform X12, translated to MSDDEEYTSEEEEVVEETREETGEGDPEFIKRQDQKRSDLDEQLKEYISEWRKQRSKEEDELKKLKEKQAKRKISRAEEEQKMAQRKKEEEERRVREAEEKKQREIEEKRMRLEEAEKKRQAMLQAMKDKDKKGPNFTIAKKDAGVLGLSSAAMERNKTKEQLEEEKKISLSFRIKPLAIEGFGESKLREKAQELWELIVKLETEKYDLEERQKRQDYDLKELKERQKQQLRHKALKKGLDPEALTGKYPPKIQVASKYERRVDTRSYDDKKKLFEGGFDEITKDSNEKIWNEKKDQYTGRQKSKLPKWFGERPGKKAGEPETPEGEEDAKADEDIVEDDEEVEEEVVEEEDEEAEEDEEEEEEEEEEEEEEEEEEEEEEEEEEEEE
- the LOC117903065 gene encoding troponin T, skeletal muscle isoform X3, with the translated sequence MSDDEEYTSEEEEVVEETREETKPPQTPAEGEGDPEFIKRQDQKRSDLDEQLKEYISEWRKQRSKEEDELKKLKEKQAKRKISRAEEEQKMAQRKKEEEERRVREAEEKKQREIEEKRMRLEEAEKKRQAMLQAMKDKDKKGPNFTIAKKDAGVLGLSSAAMERNKTKEQLEEEKKISLSFRIKPLAIEGFGESKLREKAQELWELIVKLETEKYDLEERQKRQDYDLKELKERQKQQLRHKALKKGLDPEALTGKYPPKIQVASKYERRVDTRSYDDKKKLFEGGFDEITKDSNEKIWNEKKDQYTGRQKSKLPKWFGERPGKKAGEPETPEGEEDAKADEDIVEDDEEVEEEVVEEEDEEAEEDEEEEEEEEEEEEEEEEEEEEEEEEEEEEE
- the LOC117903065 gene encoding troponin T, skeletal muscle isoform X7 codes for the protein MKSTPPRRRRLSRRPERRRKKPPQTPAEGEGDPEFIKRQDQKRSDLDEQLKEYISEWRKQRSKEEDELKKLKEKQAKRKISRAEEEQKMAQRKKEEEERRVREAEEKKQREIEEKRMRLEEAEKKRQAMLQAMKDKDKKGPNFTIAKKDAGVLGLSSAAMERNKTKEQLEEEKKISLSFRIKPLAIEGFGESKLREKAQELWELIVKLETEKYDLEERQKRQDYDLKELKERQKQQLRHKALKKGLDPEALTGKYPPKIQVASKYERRVDTRSYDDKKKLFEGGFDEITKDSNEKIWNEKKDQYTGRQKSKLPKWFGERPGKKAGEPETPEGEEDAKADEDIVEDDEEVEEEVVEEEDEEAEEDEEEEEEEEEEEEEEEEEEEEEEEEEEEEE